A region from the Lolium perenne isolate Kyuss_39 chromosome 4, Kyuss_2.0, whole genome shotgun sequence genome encodes:
- the LOC127294292 gene encoding UDP-glucose 6-dehydrogenase 3 — protein sequence MVKICCLGAGYVGGPTMAVIALKCPDIQVVVVDITKSRIDAWNSDTLPIYEPGLDDVVKQCRGKNLFFSTDIEKHVSEADIIFVSVNTPTKTRGLGAGKAADLTYWESAARMIADVAKSDKIVVEKSTVPVKTAEAIEKILTHNSNGINFQILSNPEFLAEGTAIKDLFNPDRVLIGGRETPEGQKAVQTLKAVYAHWVPEDQILTTNLWSAELSKLAANAFLAQRISSVNAMSALCEATGANVSEVSYAVGKDSRIGPKFLNASVGFGGSCFQKDILNLVYICECNGLPEVANYWKQVIKINDYQKSRFVNRVVSSMFNTVANKKIAVLGFAFKKDTGDTRETPAIDVCKGLLGDKAKISIYDPQVTEDQIQRDLAMNKFDWDHPVHLQPMSPTTTKQVSVTWDAYEATKDAHGICILTEWDEFKTLDYKKIYDSMQKPAFVFDGRNVVDSEKLREIGFIVYSIGKPLDAWLKDMPAVA from the coding sequence ATGGTGAAGATCTGCTGCCTTGGAGCTGGCTATGTCGGTGGCCCGACAATGGCGGTCATCGCCCTCAAGTGCCCTGACATTCAGGTGGTTGTGGTAGATATCACCAAGTCCCGTATTGATGCCTGGAACAGTGACACTCTCCCAATCTATGAGCCTGGCCTCGATGATGTCGTCAAGCAGTGCCGTGGAAAGAACCTCTTCTTCAGCACTGACATTGAGAAGCATGTTAGTGAGGCTGACATCATCTTTGTGTCTGTCAACACCCCAACCAAGACCCGCGGTCTGGGAGCTGGAAAGGCTGCTGACCTCACCTACTGGGAGAGTGCAGCTCGCATGATTGCCGATGTGGCCAAATCCGACAAGATCGTGGTCGAGAAGTCCACTGTCCCAGTCAAGACTGCTGAGGCAATTGAGAAGATCTTGACCCACAACAGCAACGGCATCAACTTCCAGATCCTCTCCAACCCTGAGTTCCTTGCTGAGGGTACTGCCATCAAGGACCTGTTTAACCCTGACCGTGTTCTTATTGGAGGACGGGAGACCCCGGAAGGCCAAAAGGCTGTTCAGACGCTGAAGGCTGTGTATGCTCATTGGGTTCCTGAGGATCAGATCCTGACAACCAACCTATGGTCTGCAGAGCTGTCTAAGCTTGCAGCCAATGCATTCTTGGCTCAGAGGATCTCCTCTGTGAATGCCATGTCAGCCCTCTGCGAGGCCACTGGTGCAAATGTTTCTGAGGTATCTTATGCTGTGGGCAAGGACTCTAGGATCGGCCCAAAGTTTCTCAATGCCAGTGTTGGATTTGGGGGCTCTTGCTTCCAGAAGGATATTCTGAACCTGGTTTACATCTGTGAGTGCAATGGCCTCCCTGAAGTTGCCAACTACTGGAAGCAGGTCATCAAGATCAATGACTACCAGAAGAGCAGGTTCGTGAACCGTGTTGTTTCCTCTATGTTCAACACTGTTGCAAACAAGAAGATTGCAGTGCTTGGCTTTGCATTCAAGAAGGACACTGGTGACACAAGGGAGACTCCTGCTATTGATGTCTGCAAGGGTCTGCTTGGTGACAAGGCTAAGATTAGCATTTATGATCCTCAGGTGACTGAAGACCAAATCCAGCGTGACCTTGCGATGAACAAATTTGACTGGGACCACCCTGTCCACCTTCAGCCAATGAGCCCCACTACCACAAAACAAGTCTCAGTTACCTGGGATGCGTATGAGGCTACCAAGGATGCCCATGGTATCTGCATCTTGACTGAGTGGGATGAATTCAAGACACTTGACTACAAAAAGATCTACGACAGCATGCAGAAGCCTGCCTTCGTTTTTGATGGACGGAATGTCGTTGACTCTGAGAAGCTCAGGGAGATTGGATTCATTGTCTACTCCATTGGCAAGCCACTTGATGCCTGGCTGAAGGACATGCCTGCTGTGGCTTAA